From the Methanosarcinales archaeon genome, the window CTCTGGCTTCATTGGAAAAAGGTGAAACAGTACTTGATCTGGGTTCAGGTGCCGGATTTGACTGTTTCCTGGCTGCAGACAGGGTGGGGAAAGAAGGAAAGGTCATAGGTATGGACATGACCCCAGAGATGCTGGAAAAAGCCAGAAAGAACGCAGGAAATGGAAATTATCCGAATGTAGAGTTCAGACTAGGAGAAATTGAGAATATTCCTTCAGGTGATAGTACGGTGGATGTGGTAATCTCGAACTGTGTTATTAATCTTTCTCCTGATAAGGAACGTGTATTCAAAGAGGCATTCAGGGTATTAAAACCAGGTGGAAGGTTGATGGTCTCAGATATTGTGCTCTTGAAAGAACTCCCAATTGAAATTAAAAATTCCATTGATGCATATATTGGATGTATAGCTGGAGCCATCAAG encodes:
- the arsM gene encoding arsenite methyltransferase produces the protein MEDNKMRKSVREGYAKIALQERSCCTPVDLCCGESGDIFDIGKKIGYSEDELKAVPKGANLGLGCGNPVALASLEKGETVLDLGSGAGFDCFLAADRVGKEGKVIGMDMTPEMLEKARKNAGNGNYPNVEFRLGEIENIPSGDSTVDVVISNCVINLSPDKERVFKEAFRVLKPGGRLMVSDIVLLKELPIEIKNSIDAYIGCIAGAIKKDDYIEAIQNAGFHEVNIIEETPFTVDLMANDPIVKMIIETLNISFEIIQEVNKSIISLKVKGLKPN